From Acidobacteriota bacterium, one genomic window encodes:
- a CDS encoding 50S ribosomal protein L1, translating to MKRGKKYLAAAEKIEAGKKHTLEEAVSKLKEIAFAKFDETVELTMWLGVDPRKADQLVRGTIVLPHGLGGTAKRIVVIAQSDKIREAEEAGADFAGGDDIVDKIKGGWLDFDALIATPDMMGKVGQLGKVLGPRGLMPNPKTGTVTMDVKTAIEETKAGKVEYRVDKTGVIHSPVGKVSFDPAKLQENTRVLISAVIKAKPTTAKGRYLKKINLAATMSPGVLLDELAYV from the coding sequence ATGAAAAGAGGCAAGAAATATCTTGCGGCTGCCGAAAAGATCGAGGCAGGCAAGAAGCACACGCTTGAAGAGGCGGTCTCAAAATTAAAAGAGATCGCATTTGCTAAGTTTGACGAGACCGTCGAACTCACCATGTGGCTCGGCGTTGACCCGCGAAAAGCGGATCAGCTCGTCCGCGGAACCATCGTCCTGCCGCACGGCTTGGGCGGTACGGCGAAACGCATTGTCGTAATTGCTCAGAGCGATAAGATCCGCGAGGCTGAGGAAGCCGGAGCAGATTTTGCCGGCGGCGACGACATCGTTGACAAGATCAAAGGCGGCTGGCTCGACTTCGACGCACTCATTGCGACGCCCGATATGATGGGCAAGGTCGGACAGCTCGGTAAGGTTCTCGGTCCTCGAGGCCTGATGCCAAATCCAAAAACGGGAACGGTCACGATGGACGTGAAAACGGCAATCGAAGAAACCAAGGCTGGTAAGGTCGAATATCGCGTTGATAAAACGGGCGTTATTCACTCGCCGGTCGGAAAGGTGTCGTTCGACCCTGCAAAATTGCAGGAAAACACGCGAGTTTTGATCAGCGCGGTCATCAAGGCAAAGCCGACGACCGCTAAAGGACGTTACCTGAAAAAAATTAATTTGGCCGCGACGATGAGCCCGGGCGTTCTGCTCGATGAGCTGGCGTACGTTTAA
- the rplK gene encoding 50S ribosomal protein L11 — translation MAKKIEGYIKLQIPAGKANPAPPIGPALGQHGVNIMEFCKAFNAKTQNDDPDMKVPVVITVYADRSFTFVTKTPPAADLLRKASGIAKGSSKSNKEKVGSISKAKIEEIAKLKMVDLNTSDLAAAMRTIEGTAKSMGLTIE, via the coding sequence ATGGCAAAGAAGATAGAAGGTTACATTAAGTTACAGATCCCGGCTGGCAAAGCCAATCCGGCTCCGCCGATCGGCCCTGCATTGGGTCAGCACGGCGTTAACATCATGGAGTTTTGCAAGGCGTTCAACGCCAAAACGCAAAACGACGATCCGGATATGAAGGTGCCGGTCGTGATCACAGTTTATGCGGATCGTTCGTTCACGTTCGTGACTAAAACTCCGCCAGCGGCCGATCTTTTGAGAAAAGCGTCGGGCATCGCAAAGGGTTCGAGCAAGTCCAATAAGGAAAAAGTAGGCTCGATCTCTAAAGCAAAGATCGAAGAGATAGCCAAATTAAAAATGGTCGATCTCAATACGTCTGACCTCGCGGCCGCCATGCGGACTATCGAGGGAACGGCGAAATCGATGGGTTTGACCATCGAATAA
- the nusG gene encoding transcription termination/antitermination protein NusG, with product MKQWYFIHTYSGHENKVVESLGARIRDMELAEQITEVLLPKEKVVEMRGNKEYVSERMFYPGYVLVEIDCDEKGKIPDNVFHAIKSTPKVTGFLGGKQPTPLTQAEVDQIISNIEVATEKPKPKFTYDVGEVVRIKSGPFASFTGKVEEINEDKSTLKVSITIFGRSTPYELTFLEVEKVTFAEEE from the coding sequence ATGAAGCAGTGGTATTTTATCCACACCTATTCGGGGCATGAGAATAAGGTGGTCGAGAGCCTCGGGGCACGCATCCGCGATATGGAGCTGGCCGAGCAGATCACTGAAGTTCTGCTTCCGAAGGAAAAAGTCGTCGAAATGCGCGGCAATAAAGAGTATGTCTCCGAGCGGATGTTCTATCCCGGATACGTGCTCGTTGAGATCGATTGTGACGAAAAGGGCAAGATTCCCGATAACGTGTTTCACGCGATCAAATCGACGCCTAAGGTGACCGGCTTTCTTGGTGGAAAACAGCCAACGCCGCTCACTCAGGCCGAGGTCGATCAGATCATCAGCAACATCGAGGTCGCGACAGAGAAGCCGAAACCGAAGTTCACCTACGATGTAGGCGAGGTCGTCAGGATCAAATCCGGCCCATTCGCGAGCTTCACCGGTAAGGTTGAGGAGATCAATGAAGATAAATCGACACTCAAGGTCTCGATCACCATCTTCGGACGTTCGACGCCGTATGAATTGACATTTTTAGAAGTTGAAAAAGTTACGTTTGCTGAGGAAGAGTAG
- the secE gene encoding preprotein translocase subunit SecE: MSEAVAQAEGKHKEGIGEFIQKTRSELDKTTFPSSEDVKNTTIIVILNVFFFAAFLFLIDQGWVYVIQGLTWVINKLAGA, translated from the coding sequence GTGTCAGAAGCAGTTGCACAGGCCGAAGGGAAACATAAAGAAGGTATCGGCGAGTTTATTCAAAAAACGCGTTCCGAGCTTGATAAGACAACATTCCCGTCATCGGAAGATGTGAAGAACACGACTATCATCGTGATCCTGAATGTTTTTTTCTTTGCGGCTTTTTTGTTCTTGATCGATCAGGGATGGGTTTACGTTATCCAGGGCCTAACATGGGTCATCAATAAGCTCGCCGGAGCATAA
- the rpmG gene encoding 50S ribosomal protein L33, with protein sequence MPRDNIILQCTECKERNYVTTKNKKNTPNRLELKKFCNRCRCHRVHRENK encoded by the coding sequence ATGCCAAGAGATAATATTATTTTGCAGTGCACTGAGTGCAAAGAGCGCAACTACGTTACGACAAAGAACAAAAAGAACACGCCTAACAGGCTTGAGCTTAAAAAGTTTTGCAATCGTTGCCGTTGCCACCGTGTACACAGAGAAAATAAATAG
- the xerD gene encoding site-specific tyrosine recombinase XerD → MDRPKRDLIREYLRYCRVEKGLAANSIESYGTDLGRLSVWSAKNGLDLLTLGRTDLREWLIDLGGEKLSENSKRRIISAVRGFYKFLMFDGHVTKNPAEDLVAPQKSAYLPRFLNRHEIETLLATPDTATESGLRDRAILELMYASGLRVSEAVNLKINNVDLDSGIVTTTGKGSKTRRVPVGSSAIEWIKSYLVLRRKKENIEIENMFVNSNGRPVNRQSIYVSITEYADKCGFTGVSPHTLRHSFATHLVQNSADIRSVQQMLGHADISTTQVYTHITNTQLKRNYEKFHPRSR, encoded by the coding sequence ATGGATCGACCCAAACGCGACCTCATCAGGGAATACCTCAGATACTGCCGCGTCGAAAAAGGGCTTGCCGCTAACTCGATCGAGAGCTACGGTACCGACCTCGGGCGGTTGTCAGTGTGGTCCGCGAAAAACGGCCTCGATCTGCTGACGCTTGGCCGCACGGACCTTCGCGAATGGCTGATCGACCTTGGTGGTGAGAAGCTTTCTGAGAACTCGAAACGCCGTATTATCAGTGCCGTTCGAGGGTTTTATAAGTTTTTGATGTTCGACGGCCACGTGACCAAAAACCCGGCCGAGGATCTGGTTGCTCCGCAGAAAAGTGCCTATTTACCGCGATTTCTTAATCGGCACGAGATCGAGACCTTGCTTGCTACGCCCGATACTGCGACCGAATCGGGACTTCGCGATAGGGCGATACTGGAACTGATGTATGCGTCGGGATTACGCGTTTCTGAAGCGGTGAATTTAAAAATTAATAACGTCGATCTCGACTCGGGCATCGTCACTACAACCGGAAAAGGCAGCAAGACACGCCGTGTGCCAGTGGGTTCAAGTGCGATAGAGTGGATAAAAAGTTACCTGGTTCTGCGTCGAAAAAAAGAAAATATCGAGATCGAGAACATGTTCGTAAACTCGAACGGCAGACCCGTCAACCGTCAGTCGATCTACGTCTCGATCACGGAATACGCTGATAAATGCGGCTTCACAGGCGTTTCACCGCACACGCTGCGGCACTCGTTCGCAACACACCTGGTTCAGAATAGTGCAGATATCCGGTCGGTGCAGCAAATGCTCGGCCATGCTGACATTTCGACCACACAGGTCTATACTCATATTACGAACACGCAGTTGAAGCGCAACTACGAGAAGTTTCACCCGCGTTCGAGATAA
- a CDS encoding DUF4173 domain-containing protein, with amino-acid sequence MNARTKTGLEILQFAAVIGLLGDVLLRATPWGLNVTLFNIAFAAAMITLLWRNAPQFLTRPTIALFGALIFFASMFTWRDAIELRVADTIAIVAILSIIFIPRMKIATQIAGVFQYGVAFLWSGFNALFAPIMLMTMDIQWAKIPRTGATRHIVSVLRGVAIVTPLLLIFGGLFVAADAVYAGWVQRVFNIKPEIIVTHVVLTALFAWLSAGYLRGVLMQDDDTFSSPIPAVEPVASVVETTTASETSSPHLPNNLTVLEHINLSDPPNQPQPPKAEAPPKAEPARWDWAKFDNTVMPGGLTLGSVEIAVVLGLMNLLFLSFVIVQVPYLFGGMELVQNTPDFKLAAYARRGFGELVTVAGLVLPILLASHWLIRKESRVATILFRVLAGIQIALLFVIMASAVQRLVLLTGELGYGMTTIRLYPLIFMSWLAIVFVWFAATVLRGARNHFAWGALWSAFLILGATHLLDPDAFIAKTNVALMQQGRDFDAYYNSRLSDDAMPVLMSAFEDLNPKAQETVVRRFAERYQESKCEGDLRSWNLSRSRTQKMLTSNPDLVREMEAINALRSHRYNRMGETVGPDCGGERDGDNEND; translated from the coding sequence ATGAACGCACGTACGAAGACAGGTTTAGAGATCTTGCAGTTTGCGGCCGTGATCGGGTTGCTGGGCGATGTGCTTTTGCGGGCGACGCCTTGGGGACTGAACGTGACGCTGTTTAACATCGCGTTCGCGGCTGCGATGATAACGCTTTTGTGGCGAAACGCTCCGCAATTTCTGACGCGGCCGACGATCGCTCTGTTTGGGGCACTCATTTTCTTCGCATCGATGTTCACGTGGCGTGATGCGATCGAACTGCGGGTCGCGGATACGATCGCGATTGTCGCAATTCTCTCAATAATATTTATCCCGCGGATGAAGATCGCGACGCAGATCGCCGGCGTCTTTCAGTACGGCGTTGCATTTTTATGGTCCGGATTTAACGCACTTTTCGCACCCATCATGCTCATGACGATGGACATCCAATGGGCAAAGATCCCTCGGACCGGAGCGACGCGTCACATCGTCTCGGTGCTGCGAGGCGTCGCGATCGTGACTCCGCTGCTGCTGATATTCGGCGGGCTGTTCGTGGCGGCGGATGCGGTCTATGCCGGCTGGGTGCAGCGGGTTTTTAATATCAAACCAGAGATCATTGTCACGCACGTGGTCCTAACGGCACTGTTTGCCTGGCTTTCGGCCGGATACCTCCGCGGCGTGCTGATGCAGGATGACGATACATTTTCCTCGCCGATACCCGCCGTCGAACCGGTCGCTTCGGTTGTCGAGACAACGACAGCATCCGAAACCTCTTCACCACACCTGCCCAACAACCTCACGGTTCTCGAACACATAAACCTGTCCGACCCTCCCAACCAACCTCAACCGCCGAAAGCCGAAGCTCCGCCAAAAGCTGAGCCCGCGAGATGGGATTGGGCTAAGTTTGACAACACGGTCATGCCAGGCGGGCTGACGCTTGGTTCGGTTGAGATCGCGGTGGTTTTGGGGCTGATGAACTTGTTGTTTCTCAGTTTTGTGATCGTGCAGGTGCCGTATCTGTTCGGCGGAATGGAGCTGGTGCAGAATACACCGGATTTCAAACTGGCCGCGTACGCCCGCCGCGGTTTTGGTGAACTCGTCACGGTCGCCGGCCTCGTCTTGCCGATCCTTCTAGCGTCGCACTGGTTGATCCGCAAAGAATCGCGCGTCGCGACGATCCTTTTCCGCGTCCTCGCGGGAATTCAGATCGCTCTGCTTTTCGTCATCATGGCGTCCGCTGTCCAGCGGCTCGTCCTGCTCACGGGCGAACTCGGTTACGGCATGACGACGATCAGGCTTTACCCGCTGATCTTTATGTCGTGGCTCGCGATCGTGTTTGTGTGGTTTGCCGCGACGGTGTTGCGTGGTGCGAGAAACCATTTCGCGTGGGGAGCTTTGTGGTCTGCGTTTCTGATCCTCGGTGCGACGCATCTGCTTGACCCGGATGCCTTCATTGCCAAAACGAATGTCGCGCTCATGCAGCAGGGACGCGATTTTGACGCATATTACAATTCGCGGCTCAGCGATGACGCTATGCCGGTCCTCATGTCGGCCTTCGAGGATCTAAACCCAAAGGCACAAGAAACCGTGGTACGCCGATTCGCTGAACGCTATCAGGAATCCAAATGCGAAGGCGACCTGCGCAGCTGGAACCTGTCGCGTTCGCGAACGCAAAAGATGCTGACGTCGAACCCTGACCTAGTCAGAGAGATGGAAGCCATCAACGCTCTCAGATCTCACCGCTACAACAGAATGGGCGAAACCGTCGGCCCTGACTGCGGCGGCGAAAGAGATGGTGATAATGAAAATGATTGA
- a CDS encoding transcriptional regulator, whose translation MAKNLALKNNDESIGHGLRVEKAAENVSNDLDKVIHERMRLGIISALAANAKLSFTELKTLLNTTDGNISVHARKLEDAGYVTLEKSFKGRMPLTEYKITKAGREALTRYLDHMEALIKAMKGR comes from the coding sequence ATGGCAAAGAATCTAGCATTAAAAAATAACGACGAATCCATCGGCCACGGCCTGCGTGTCGAAAAGGCGGCCGAGAATGTCTCGAACGACCTCGACAAGGTCATACACGAACGCATGCGTCTCGGCATAATCTCAGCGCTCGCGGCGAACGCTAAGCTCAGCTTCACGGAACTCAAAACGCTACTCAATACCACCGACGGCAACATCAGCGTCCACGCGAGAAAGCTCGAAGATGCCGGTTACGTGACCCTCGAAAAGTCTTTCAAAGGACGAATGCCACTGACCGAATACAAGATCACTAAGGCCGGAAGGGAAGCGTTGACGCGGTATCTCGACCACATGGAGGCCTTGATCAAGGCGATGAAGGGTCGGTAG
- the cydB gene encoding cytochrome d ubiquinol oxidase subunit II codes for METIWFGIVAFMLVCYVVLDGFDIGAGIVHYFVGRSDKERDVVIRAIGPVWDGNEVWLLATGGTLYFAFPALYAAGFSGFYLPLIMVLWLLILRAAGIELRHQLDNPMWTSFWDFVFAGASILLAIFFGAALGNVIRGVPLDATGYFFEPLFTDWTTSGATGILDWFTVLSGVVSLVALSIHGANYLAHKTEGDMNLRARKVVSVGWYALVLVTILSLVAVMVVRPQILENYYYLPVGWLIPLFVAASLGAIKYFNSKGNDKLAFIGSSVYLAMMLGGAVYGLYPNVLPALDPAFSLTIQNAKAGSYGLTAGLIWWPIGIVIALGYFAFLFRTFKGKVAVDEPH; via the coding sequence ATGGAAACAATTTGGTTTGGAATAGTTGCTTTTATGTTGGTTTGCTACGTTGTCCTCGATGGCTTCGACATCGGTGCGGGCATTGTGCATTATTTCGTCGGCCGCTCGGACAAGGAGCGCGACGTTGTGATCCGTGCGATCGGCCCGGTTTGGGATGGCAATGAGGTTTGGCTGCTCGCGACCGGAGGAACGCTTTATTTCGCTTTCCCCGCTCTTTACGCCGCCGGATTCTCAGGATTTTATCTGCCGCTCATTATGGTTCTCTGGCTGTTGATCCTGCGAGCCGCGGGCATTGAACTGCGGCATCAGCTCGACAATCCGATGTGGACGAGCTTTTGGGATTTCGTCTTTGCCGGGGCGAGCATTTTGCTGGCGATATTTTTTGGGGCGGCCCTCGGAAACGTCATTCGCGGCGTTCCGCTCGATGCGACCGGTTACTTTTTTGAGCCGCTGTTCACGGATTGGACGACCAGCGGTGCGACCGGCATTCTGGATTGGTTCACTGTGCTTTCCGGCGTCGTCAGCCTGGTTGCTCTGTCCATCCACGGAGCGAACTACCTCGCCCACAAGACCGAAGGCGATATGAACCTACGTGCCCGTAAGGTCGTGAGCGTTGGTTGGTACGCACTTGTGCTGGTAACTATCCTCAGCCTCGTCGCGGTCATGGTCGTCAGGCCGCAGATCCTTGAGAATTACTATTACCTGCCAGTCGGTTGGCTAATACCCCTTTTCGTTGCCGCATCGCTTGGAGCCATCAAATATTTTAACTCCAAAGGCAATGATAAATTAGCCTTCATCGGCTCATCCGTGTATCTCGCGATGATGCTCGGCGGAGCTGTTTACGGACTTTATCCCAATGTTCTTCCGGCCCTCGACCCGGCATTCAGTCTAACCATTCAAAATGCCAAGGCCGGCTCGTACGGCCTGACAGCGGGCCTCATCTGGTGGCCAATCGGCATCGTCATAGCTCTCGGCTACTTTGCGTTCCTTTTCCGCACATTCAAGGGAAAGGTCGCGGTCGATGAGCCGCACTAG
- a CDS encoding cytochrome ubiquinol oxidase subunit I, with translation MEANTLDRIQFAFTITYHYLFPMLTMGLAPIIVIFKTLAIYQKDERWNEIARFWGKILGITFLFGVVTGIPMEFQFGTNWAAFSKYAGGVIGQTLAMEGTFAFFLESAFIGIFLFGEKRLGQKVHYFASIMLFLGTWLSGWFIIATNAWMQHPVGYEVGPDGSVQLTSFWALVLNKWAIYEYMHNMGGAVVVGSFAVSALGAFYILSNRKVEYARMFMKVGVIVGCIASIWMLFPSGDLQGRMIAQHQPVTLAAMEGLYDTKEGAPMVLIGQPDMEKQRLDNAIHIPNMLSFITYQRWDAKVRGLNEFPKEDHPTNVPLLYYSFHIMVGLGTIFIGIMVFAAIWLWRGWLFTANWLLWIIMLSFPLPFIANTVGWMVAELGRQPWLVYGLFRTEHGHSPMVSGGNVLFTLLGFLGMYTVLSLLYIFLMLRRIDQGVEELGLETLAEAN, from the coding sequence ATGGAAGCCAATACTCTCGATCGAATACAATTCGCATTTACAATTACATACCACTATCTATTTCCGATGCTGACAATGGGGTTAGCACCGATCATTGTCATCTTTAAGACGCTTGCGATCTATCAGAAGGACGAGCGGTGGAACGAGATCGCACGGTTTTGGGGCAAGATCCTCGGAATCACGTTTCTTTTTGGCGTCGTCACCGGGATCCCGATGGAGTTTCAGTTCGGTACGAACTGGGCGGCGTTTTCTAAGTACGCCGGCGGCGTGATCGGACAAACTCTCGCAATGGAAGGAACCTTCGCGTTCTTTCTTGAAAGTGCATTTATCGGCATCTTTCTGTTCGGCGAGAAGCGGCTCGGGCAAAAGGTGCATTATTTTGCGTCGATCATGCTGTTTCTGGGAACGTGGCTTTCGGGCTGGTTTATTATTGCGACCAACGCCTGGATGCAGCATCCGGTCGGTTACGAGGTCGGCCCTGACGGGTCTGTTCAGCTCACCAGCTTCTGGGCTCTCGTCCTGAATAAATGGGCTATTTACGAATACATGCACAACATGGGCGGAGCTGTCGTAGTAGGCTCATTTGCCGTATCGGCACTCGGTGCGTTCTACATTTTGTCGAACAGAAAGGTTGAGTACGCACGGATGTTCATGAAGGTCGGCGTCATCGTCGGCTGTATCGCGAGCATCTGGATGTTGTTTCCGTCCGGTGACCTGCAGGGCCGGATGATCGCCCAGCATCAGCCCGTCACGCTCGCCGCGATGGAAGGGCTGTACGATACGAAAGAAGGTGCACCGATGGTTCTCATCGGTCAGCCGGATATGGAAAAGCAGCGGCTAGACAACGCCATTCATATCCCGAACATGCTCAGCTTCATTACCTATCAGCGTTGGGACGCGAAGGTGAGAGGCCTCAACGAATTTCCAAAAGAAGACCACCCGACCAATGTTCCGCTTCTCTATTACAGCTTTCATATAATGGTCGGCCTGGGCACGATCTTCATCGGGATCATGGTGTTTGCCGCGATCTGGTTGTGGCGAGGCTGGCTATTTACAGCCAACTGGCTCCTATGGATCATAATGCTCAGCTTTCCTCTGCCGTTCATTGCAAACACTGTCGGTTGGATGGTTGCGGAACTCGGCCGCCAGCCGTGGCTCGTCTATGGGCTTTTCCGCACCGAACACGGGCATTCGCCGATGGTATCGGGCGGCAACGTCCTGTTCACGCTGCTCGGATTTTTGGGGATGTACACCGTACTTTCGCTGCTCTACATATTTCTGATGCTACGGCGGATCGATCAGGGTGTCGAGGAACTCGGTTTAGAAACTTTGGCAGAAGCCAATTAA
- a CDS encoding VWA domain-containing protein — protein sequence MKKLALLCLGFLAMSVALLSSFSVRAQETETIKVDTRLVSVPVIVSDRNGRYVPNLTAADFTILQDGKEQDIEFFAAVEEPLTIALLIDTSQSTRPVLGDIKDSAKSFIKLLTPKDRAMVVTFDYATHILSGLTSDQKQLERAIKDAEIPDRMFGTTMRDAVYQTVADSFRGITGRKAIILLTDGKDAGSRMNATNLLYRLEESDTLIYTVMFKTGDTPRQAPMIFGRGRRDSILFPPMPRRDPRREARVERNNEMAEEFLQELSDTTAGRFYSSKDGKLKKTFATIVEELRFQYRLGFYPPEETAGTISHTLKVKVSKPDTVVRSRSGYRTTTK from the coding sequence ATGAAAAAATTGGCCCTGCTGTGTCTTGGTTTTTTGGCAATGAGCGTTGCTCTGCTGAGCAGCTTTTCTGTTCGAGCGCAGGAAACAGAAACGATCAAGGTGGACACGCGGCTCGTCAGCGTACCCGTCATCGTGAGCGATCGTAACGGACGCTACGTGCCGAATCTGACTGCGGCGGATTTCACGATCCTGCAGGACGGAAAAGAACAGGATATAGAGTTTTTCGCTGCCGTCGAGGAACCGCTCACGATCGCTTTGCTCATCGATACGAGCCAGAGCACGCGCCCGGTTCTGGGCGATATCAAGGACTCGGCAAAGTCGTTCATCAAGCTACTCACGCCAAAAGACCGGGCGATGGTCGTCACATTCGACTACGCAACACACATACTGAGCGGCCTGACATCGGATCAAAAACAGCTCGAAAGGGCGATAAAGGATGCCGAGATACCAGACCGAATGTTCGGCACGACGATGCGCGACGCTGTCTATCAAACGGTTGCTGATTCGTTTCGAGGGATCACGGGAAGAAAAGCTATCATTCTGCTGACAGATGGCAAAGACGCCGGCAGCCGCATGAACGCGACCAATCTGCTCTACCGGTTAGAAGAGAGCGACACGCTCATTTACACCGTGATGTTCAAGACCGGCGACACCCCGCGGCAGGCTCCGATGATCTTTGGACGCGGTCGACGGGATTCTATCTTGTTCCCGCCCATGCCGCGCCGCGATCCACGACGAGAGGCACGCGTCGAGCGAAACAACGAGATGGCTGAGGAATTCCTTCAGGAACTATCGGACACGACAGCTGGACGGTTTTATTCAAGCAAGGACGGGAAGCTGAAAAAGACTTTCGCAACGATCGTCGAAGAACTCCGATTCCAATACCGTCTCGGCTTTTACCCGCCGGAGGAAACCGCCGGAACCATTTCGCACACCCTGAAAGTGAAAGTCTCAAAACCAGATACCGTCGTCAGGTCGCGTTCGGGTTACAGGACTACGACGAAATAG
- the ettA gene encoding energy-dependent translational throttle protein EttA, producing MMAEPNKIIFSMVNLSKFYDKKPVLKDIYMSFFYGAKIGVLGLNGAGKSSLLRIIAGTDTDFNGEVVFSKGYSVGYLEQEPKLDETKTVQQIVEEAVQSTVDLLKEYEEINAKFAEPMDDDEMTKLIERQGEVQEKLDHADAWDLDSRLEMAMDALRCPPPNTVIKNLSGGEKRRVALCRLLLQKPDVLLLDEPTNHLDAETVGWLELHLQKYEGTIIAVTHDRYFLDNVAGWILELDHGRGIPYEGNYTSWLEQKSARLAQESRSEDKLQKTLDRELEWIRMGTKGRHAKSKARIKDYEELVATKSEERADTLEIYIPPGPRLGDIVIEAHGVSKGYDDKVLFENLEFSLPKGGIVGVIGPNGAGKTTLFRLITGQDQPDSGTFKVGETVKLGYVDQSRDSLNDEKTVFDEIADGLDFVMLGKREMNARTYVSKFNFSGADQQKFVGQLSGGERNRVHLAKMLKSGANVILLDEPTNDIDVNTMRALEESLENFGGCAVVISHDRWFLDRIATHILAFEGDSHVEYFDGNYSEYEADRKRRLGHDADQPHRIKYRSLTRA from the coding sequence ATTATGGCAGAACCAAATAAGATCATCTTTTCGATGGTCAATTTATCAAAGTTTTACGACAAAAAGCCTGTCCTGAAGGACATTTATATGTCGTTCTTTTACGGTGCGAAGATCGGTGTGCTGGGCCTCAATGGCGCGGGTAAATCTAGTTTGCTTCGCATTATTGCAGGGACGGACACGGATTTTAATGGCGAGGTCGTTTTTTCTAAGGGCTATTCGGTCGGCTATCTTGAGCAGGAGCCGAAGCTTGACGAGACCAAGACCGTGCAGCAGATCGTTGAGGAAGCGGTACAGTCGACCGTCGATCTGTTGAAAGAATACGAAGAGATCAACGCCAAATTTGCCGAACCGATGGACGATGATGAGATGACAAAACTCATCGAACGCCAGGGCGAAGTGCAGGAAAAGCTCGATCACGCCGACGCTTGGGATCTCGATTCACGGCTTGAGATGGCGATGGATGCACTTCGCTGCCCGCCGCCAAATACGGTCATTAAGAACCTTTCAGGTGGTGAAAAACGCCGCGTCGCGTTATGCCGTCTTTTGCTGCAAAAGCCAGACGTTCTGCTGCTCGATGAGCCGACGAACCACCTTGATGCTGAGACTGTCGGCTGGCTTGAGCTTCATTTGCAGAAGTACGAGGGCACGATCATCGCCGTCACACACGATCGCTACTTCCTCGACAACGTCGCCGGCTGGATCCTCGAACTCGACCACGGCCGCGGCATCCCGTACGAGGGCAATTACACCTCGTGGCTCGAACAAAAGAGTGCCCGGCTTGCTCAAGAATCACGCAGCGAAGACAAACTGCAGAAAACGCTCGACCGCGAACTCGAGTGGATAAGAATGGGCACGAAGGGCCGCCACGCTAAATCAAAGGCGCGTATCAAAGATTACGAAGAACTCGTCGCTACCAAATCCGAGGAGCGTGCCGACACGCTCGAGATCTACATCCCGCCCGGTCCGCGGCTAGGTGATATCGTCATTGAGGCTCACGGCGTCTCAAAAGGTTATGACGACAAGGTGCTTTTCGAAAATCTTGAATTCTCGCTGCCGAAGGGCGGTATCGTCGGCGTCATCGGCCCGAATGGTGCAGGTAAAACTACGCTTTTCCGCCTTATCACCGGTCAGGATCAACCTGATTCGGGAACGTTCAAAGTGGGCGAGACGGTAAAGCTTGGTTACGTCGATCAGTCGCGTGACAGCCTGAATGATGAAAAGACGGTGTTCGATGAGATCGCCGACGGGCTCGATTTTGTCATGCTCGGCAAGCGCGAGATGAATGCGAGAACTTACGTCTCGAAATTCAATTTCTCCGGTGCCGATCAGCAAAAATTTGTCGGCCAACTTTCGGGCGGCGAGCGCAACCGCGTTCACCTCGCCAAGATGCTGAAATCGGGTGCGAATGTCATTCTGCTTGATGAGCCGACCAACGATATCGACGTCAATACGATGCGTGCACTCGAAGAATCGCTCGAAAACTTTGGCGGCTGCGCTGTCGTAATATCGCACGATCGCTGGTTTTTGGATCGCATCGCGACGCACATCCTGGCGTTCGAGGGCGACAGCCATGTCGAGTATTTTGACGGCAACTATAGCGAATACGAGGCAGACCGCAAACGCCGTCTCGGCCACGACGCCGACCAGCCGCATCGGATCAAGTATCGCAGTTTGACCCGAGCATAA
- a CDS encoding type II toxin-antitoxin system HicA family toxin — translation MKLPRDISGVSLARALNALGYEISRQSGSHIRLTTIVNGEHHVTVPAHDPIKIGTLSGILADIARHHEIGRDELLDRLGL, via the coding sequence ATGAAATTGCCTCGGGACATCAGCGGTGTCTCGCTTGCCCGAGCGTTAAATGCGCTCGGTTACGAAATATCGCGGCAGTCGGGCAGCCACATTCGTCTTACGACCATCGTGAATGGCGAACATCATGTAACTGTTCCAGCCCACGATCCGATCAAAATAGGCACGCTTTCGGGCATACTTGCTGACATTGCCCGTCATCACGAGATCGGGCGAGATGAACTTCTAGACCGACTCGGGCTTTAA